The Streptomyces sp. TLI_105 DNA segment CGTCCCCGGCGTACGCGACTCCGGTGAAGAGCCAGCCGACGGGCAGGGGCCACGGCATCCACACCGGGACGTGGGATCTGTGCACCACGACCCCGAGGCCCTCGACACTGGGTGGGATCACGGGCTGGAGCGGGTGCACCGAGCCGTGCACGTCACACTGCCAGGAGTCGGCGAAGAGACCGGGCGCCCTGACCCTGCCACCGCACTTCGGACAACTGGGTTCGCCCCTCATAGGGCTCAACGGTCCTAGCTCTTCCGCCCCGCGTCAAGGACGACCACGAACGATCACCCGTCCGGCCCGGAGCGTTCACCCGGGGTGGGCACACGTCTCTCTACGGGCGGAATTCGACCGTCCGGGCCCGCAGTCGGCCTGACGTCCTCCCCGTCCGCTGGGGCACGGTCAGCATTCCCAAGATCGGGCGCGTGAAATTCCGGTGGCCCGGGGACCTTCCCGTCGGCCGGAGCGCCCATGGCGACAACCGCATCACCGGGGCGCGCCTGGTGAAGGTTCCCGCCGCCGGCACGTCTCGACGCCGCTCGGGCCGCGGGCACACCACAGCGGGCAGTCGCCAGGCGCGCTCGTCGCGTCGAACCCGCCGCTGCGAAGCAGGCGGGAGCCTCCCGGCCTCGGCCAGGAGAGCACCCCGGAACTACGCCTTCTTCACACATCGCGCATTCCCAACGAACCCGGCAGGGCCTCAGTCCAGGTTCACGGACCTGCGCAGCGGATCGCGCAGGTCCGTCCCCCGGGTGAGCCAGCGCTCCTCCAGGGCCTGCGCGCCGTGCACCCGCTTCCACGCCGCCTCGTTCGAGGTCATCGGGAGGAGGGGCAGGAAGCGCACCGGGTCCATCGGCTCGTCCAGCTCCAGGTCCTCCACCAGGCCGCCCGACTCGGCGACGAGCACCGAGCTGAAGGGCGCGCCGGGCCAGAGCGGGTCGCCGACGTCGAGCGAGGCGCCGGGGGCCACGATCACGCCCTCGACCTGCGGGGTGGCGGCGAGGACCGCGAGCGGGCGCAGCACCTTGTCGGTGTCGGCGAGCCCGCCTCGCACCGTGAGGACCAGCTCCGCGCGCGGGCCCTTCACCGGGTCGGCGAGCGCGGAGGTCGGATCGGCCATCGGCTGCGCGGACATCCCGAGGGTCGCGTACCGCACGAGGTCGCCGTCGACGAAGCGCAGCACCTCGATCCGGTCCGCGCCGAGGAAGGTCACCGCGGCCCGCGCGTCCGGTTCGCCGAGGGCGGTCCGCAGCCGGGCCTCGACCAGTGCAAGAACTTCTCCCATGTGGGGAGCATAGATCGCGTATGGAACGGGCAAAGTAAGGGATTGACCCTCTGTCGGCTGATAGTGTTGGCCACTGGTCGGGATTCCCGACTGCTCGTCACACGTCATCCCCGACAGGGGACCGGCCGGAGGAGGTGGGACTGCGATGGACCGAAGTCGGTCGGGCAGTACCAGCCGCTCTTCCGCCGCTCCGCATCCCCGCCCGGTGCGCTCCCTCCGGTGACGTCCGGGTCCGGCACGGACCCGCCCCTCCGGCATCTCGCTCGACGGAAGAGCATCTTTCGCCTTCCCCTGTCTGTAGCGACCGCCGTCTCCGCGCCCCTCCGGTGCCGCCCGCTTTGTGGACGACGTACCTCACCGTCCCCATTCCGGGCTGTGCCACGCTCCGCGCCGACGGCCGATCCGTGAAGGAGCACGCCCGTGTCGATGATCCGTGACCTCACCGCCGCCGTCCGCCCGAGCCTGCGGCACAGCCTGCG contains these protein-coding regions:
- a CDS encoding suppressor of fused domain protein, which translates into the protein MGEVLALVEARLRTALGEPDARAAVTFLGADRIEVLRFVDGDLVRYATLGMSAQPMADPTSALADPVKGPRAELVLTVRGGLADTDKVLRPLAVLAATPQVEGVIVAPGASLDVGDPLWPGAPFSSVLVAESGGLVEDLELDEPMDPVRFLPLLPMTSNEAAWKRVHGAQALEERWLTRGTDLRDPLRRSVNLD